A single region of the Roseivivax sp. THAF197b genome encodes:
- the moaA gene encoding GTP 3',8-cyclase MoaA, producing MKTPLIDPFQRPISYLRVSVTDRCDFRCVYCMSENMQFLPKKELLTLEELDRMCSTFIRLGVEKLRITGGEPLVRRNIMSFFNAMTRHLDAGDLKELTLTTNGSQLERFSKDLYAAGVRRVNISMDTLDEKKFADITRWGRLPQVLRGIDAAQAAGLRVKINAVALKDFNEDELFTMTEWCASRDMDLTWIEVMPMGDIGNEDRLGQYWKLDDLRARLGEQYTLTDLPERTGGPARYVRLEETGQKIGFITPLTHNFCESCNRVRLTCTGELFMCLGQEDNADLRSALRNHPHSDAPLEEAIRGAIALKPKGHDFDYSRQSVDGRVSRHMSHTGG from the coding sequence ATGAAAACGCCTCTGATAGATCCGTTCCAGCGCCCGATCAGCTACCTTCGCGTGTCGGTCACCGATCGCTGCGATTTCCGCTGCGTCTATTGCATGTCCGAGAACATGCAGTTCCTGCCCAAGAAGGAGCTTCTGACGCTGGAGGAGTTGGATCGCATGTGTTCCACCTTCATCCGCCTCGGGGTCGAGAAGCTGCGGATCACGGGCGGCGAGCCGCTGGTGCGCCGGAATATCATGTCGTTTTTCAACGCCATGACTCGGCATCTCGATGCGGGCGACCTGAAGGAGCTGACGCTGACGACCAACGGCTCGCAGCTCGAACGGTTCTCCAAGGATCTCTATGCGGCGGGCGTGCGTCGCGTGAACATTTCGATGGATACGCTCGACGAGAAGAAGTTCGCGGACATCACCCGCTGGGGCCGCCTGCCCCAGGTTCTGCGCGGCATCGACGCGGCCCAGGCGGCCGGTCTGCGCGTCAAGATCAATGCCGTGGCGCTCAAGGATTTCAACGAGGACGAGCTCTTCACCATGACCGAATGGTGCGCGAGCCGTGATATGGATCTGACCTGGATCGAGGTCATGCCCATGGGCGATATCGGCAACGAGGATCGTCTTGGACAATACTGGAAGCTCGACGACTTGCGCGCGCGGCTCGGCGAGCAATACACGCTGACCGATCTACCCGAACGCACAGGCGGCCCCGCACGCTATGTGCGCCTTGAGGAGACGGGCCAGAAGATCGGCTTCATCACGCCGCTCACGCATAATTTCTGCGAAAGCTGCAACCGCGTGCGCCTGACCTGCACGGGCGAGCTGTTCATGTGTCTCGGTCAGGAAGACAACGCCGATCTGCGCTCCGCCCTGCGCAACCATCCGCATTCCGACGCGCCTCTCGAAGAGGCGATCCGCGGGGCGATTGCGCTGAAGCCGAAGGGGCACGATTTCGACTATTCCCGGCAAAGCGTGGATGGCCGCGTGTCGCGCCACATGAGCCATACGGGCGGGTAA
- a CDS encoding DegT/DnrJ/EryC1/StrS aminotransferase family protein — protein MTEVFTGSFTQQETIPEEGIEAALAVLRHGRLHRYNLAEGEFGEAALLEQDFAALTGARYCLAVASGGYAMAAALRAVGVGPGDAVLSNAFTLAPVPGAIASVGARPVFIETTEALTIDLDDLAAKAGEARVLMLSHMRGHIADMDRVVALCREAGITLIEDCAHTMGAEWRGTPSGRHGAIGCYSTQTYKHANSGEGGLLVTDDAELAARMILLSGSYMLYERHLAAPPPEAFEGLRDTMPNISGRMDNLRAAILRPQLSKLADRREAWNARYRVLEAGLWDAPGITLPPRPEAETFVGSSFQFLALDWPPARIEALVARAKARGVEIKWFGAPEPMAFTSRYDHWSYAPSARLPRTDRVLAGLLDMRLPLTFTIADCEMIARILREEIADLHSDAA, from the coding sequence ATGACAGAGGTATTTACAGGTTCGTTCACCCAGCAGGAGACCATCCCCGAAGAGGGGATCGAGGCCGCGCTCGCGGTGCTGCGTCACGGCCGGTTGCATCGCTACAATCTGGCAGAGGGCGAGTTCGGGGAGGCGGCACTGCTCGAGCAGGATTTCGCCGCCCTGACCGGCGCGCGCTATTGTCTCGCCGTGGCCTCGGGCGGCTATGCCATGGCCGCGGCCTTGCGGGCCGTGGGGGTGGGGCCGGGCGATGCGGTTCTGTCCAATGCCTTCACGCTGGCGCCTGTGCCGGGGGCGATTGCCTCCGTGGGGGCACGGCCGGTCTTCATCGAGACGACCGAGGCGCTGACCATTGATCTTGACGATCTGGCGGCCAAGGCCGGTGAGGCGCGGGTCCTCATGCTGTCGCATATGCGCGGGCATATCGCGGATATGGACCGGGTGGTCGCGCTCTGCCGGGAGGCCGGGATCACGCTGATCGAGGATTGCGCCCATACGATGGGGGCGGAGTGGCGCGGCACGCCCTCGGGACGGCACGGGGCCATCGGCTGCTATTCCACGCAGACCTACAAGCACGCAAATTCCGGCGAGGGTGGCCTTCTGGTGACCGATGATGCCGAGCTTGCGGCGCGGATGATCCTCCTGTCAGGCTCCTACATGCTCTATGAGCGGCATCTCGCCGCCCCGCCGCCTGAGGCCTTCGAGGGGCTTCGGGACACGATGCCCAACATCTCGGGCCGCATGGACAATCTGCGCGCGGCGATCCTGCGGCCGCAATTGTCAAAACTGGCCGATCGCCGAGAGGCCTGGAATGCGCGCTACCGGGTGCTTGAAGCGGGGCTTTGGGATGCGCCGGGCATCACCCTTCCGCCGCGTCCCGAGGCCGAGACGTTCGTGGGCTCCTCGTTTCAATTCCTGGCGCTCGATTGGCCGCCTGCGCGCATTGAGGCGCTGGTGGCGCGCGCCAAGGCGCGCGGCGTTGAGATCAAGTGGTTCGGCGCGCCGGAGCCCATGGCATTTACCTCGCGCTACGATCATTGGAGCTACGCCCCGAGCGCGCGCCTGCCGCGCACCGACCGCGTGCTGGCCGGGCTTCTGGACATGCGCCTGCCGCTGACCTTCACGATCGCCGATTGCGAGATGATCGCGCGCATTTTGCGGGAAGAGATTGCGGATTTGCACAGCGACGCTGCGTGA
- the glmS gene encoding glutamine--fructose-6-phosphate transaminase (isomerizing), whose amino-acid sequence MCGIIGILGNHEVAPTLVEALRRLEYRGYDSAGIATVDGGHLDRRRAVGKLVNLSDLLVHNPLRGKSGIGHTRWATHGAPTESNAHPHKAGPVAVVHNGIIENFRELRAELTAAGHSFASDTDTETIAWLCQHYIAEGMNHVEAAEKTLSRLEGAFALVFLFDGQDDLMFAARKGSPLAIGHGDNEVYVGSDAIALAPLTDRITYLDEGDRAILTRSTIEIRDESGTPVERPVKKVQIDAARVDKGGHKHFMSKEIAEQPTVLADALSTYLSSGDIRLTDEPLDFTKTDRLIMVACGTAFYACMTAKYWFERIAGLPVEVDIASEFRYREPPISKGTTALFVSQSGETADTLAALRFCKGRADRILSVVNVTESSIARESDVALPIHAGAEIGVASTKAFTCQLNVLLLLAIEAAHQRGRLNDTEKARMLDDLRGLPGIFNIALDRDAIVREAAHAISEARDVLFLGRGLMYPLALEGALKLKEISYIHAEAYASGELKHGPIALIDNTVPVVVMAPRDSLFDKTVSNMQEVMARGGKVILITDAAGAAEAGTDAWHTIILPEISETLAPILYALPAQLLAYHTAIAKGTDVDQPRNLAKSVTVE is encoded by the coding sequence ATGTGCGGTATTATCGGGATACTCGGAAACCACGAAGTGGCACCAACGCTGGTTGAGGCGCTGAGACGGCTGGAATATCGCGGCTATGACAGCGCGGGCATCGCCACGGTCGATGGCGGACATCTCGACCGCCGCCGCGCTGTGGGCAAGCTGGTGAACCTTTCTGATCTGCTGGTGCATAACCCGCTGCGCGGCAAGTCCGGGATCGGCCATACCCGCTGGGCCACCCATGGCGCCCCGACCGAGTCCAACGCACACCCGCACAAGGCGGGCCCCGTGGCCGTCGTGCATAACGGGATCATCGAGAATTTCCGCGAATTGCGGGCGGAGCTGACCGCGGCAGGGCACAGCTTCGCTTCGGACACCGATACCGAAACCATCGCGTGGCTGTGTCAGCACTACATCGCCGAGGGCATGAACCACGTGGAGGCGGCGGAGAAGACCCTGTCGCGCCTTGAGGGCGCTTTCGCGCTGGTCTTCCTGTTCGACGGGCAGGACGATCTGATGTTCGCCGCGCGCAAGGGCAGCCCGCTGGCCATCGGGCACGGCGATAACGAGGTCTATGTGGGGTCCGACGCCATCGCGCTCGCGCCGCTGACCGACCGGATCACCTATCTGGACGAAGGCGACCGCGCGATCCTGACGCGCAGCACCATCGAGATCCGCGACGAAAGCGGCACACCCGTCGAGCGCCCGGTCAAGAAGGTCCAGATCGACGCCGCGCGTGTCGACAAGGGCGGGCACAAGCACTTCATGTCGAAGGAAATTGCCGAGCAGCCGACCGTTCTGGCCGATGCCCTGTCGACCTACCTGTCGAGCGGAGACATCCGCCTGACCGATGAGCCGCTCGATTTCACCAAGACTGACCGGCTGATCATGGTGGCCTGCGGCACCGCGTTTTACGCCTGCATGACCGCGAAATACTGGTTCGAGCGGATCGCGGGCCTGCCCGTGGAAGTCGATATCGCCTCGGAATTCCGGTACCGCGAACCGCCGATTTCCAAAGGCACGACGGCCCTCTTCGTCAGCCAGTCGGGCGAAACCGCCGATACGCTGGCCGCCCTACGCTTCTGCAAGGGGCGCGCGGACCGCATCCTGTCCGTGGTCAACGTCACCGAAAGCTCCATCGCGCGGGAAAGCGACGTGGCGCTGCCGATCCATGCCGGGGCCGAGATCGGCGTGGCCTCGACCAAAGCCTTCACGTGTCAGCTTAACGTCCTGCTTTTGTTGGCCATCGAGGCGGCGCATCAGCGTGGGCGCCTCAACGATACCGAGAAAGCCCGGATGCTGGACGATCTGCGGGGCCTGCCCGGGATCTTCAACATCGCGCTCGACCGCGACGCGATCGTCCGGGAAGCCGCGCACGCCATCTCGGAGGCGCGCGACGTGTTGTTCCTGGGCCGGGGGCTGATGTATCCCCTGGCACTTGAAGGTGCGCTTAAGTTGAAGGAAATCAGTTATATACACGCCGAAGCTTATGCATCGGGCGAACTGAAGCACGGCCCGATTGCCCTGATCGACAACACGGTGCCCGTGGTCGTCATGGCGCCGCGCGACAGCCTCTTCGACAAGACCGTCTCGAACATGCAGGAAGTGATGGCGCGCGGCGGAAAGGTGATCCTGATCACCGACGCGGCGGGGGCCGCCGAGGCGGGAACCGATGCCTGGCACACGATCATCCTGCCCGAGATTTCGGAAACGCTGGCACCGATCCTCTATGCGCTTCCAGCGCAGCTGCTGGCCTATCACACCGCCATCGCGAAGGGCACGGATGTGGACCAACCGCGCAACCTCGCGAAATCGGTAACGGTCGAATAA
- a CDS encoding CreA family protein — protein sequence MIRRLVLALTCAPLLASAEQVGEIGVDWVGNDIVVEAIRDPDVAGVTCHIAYFERGLIDRLSKGNWFEDPSNASIACRQTGPIEIGEIDRSEAGEDVFRTSRSIILKSLRVKRIFDEANQTLIYVAHAAELTDGSAKVAISTVPLYTP from the coding sequence ATGATCCGTCGCCTCGTCCTCGCGCTGACCTGCGCGCCGCTTCTCGCCTCCGCCGAACAGGTGGGCGAAATCGGTGTCGACTGGGTCGGCAATGATATCGTGGTCGAGGCGATCCGCGATCCCGATGTGGCGGGCGTGACCTGCCACATCGCCTATTTCGAACGCGGCCTGATCGACCGGCTCTCCAAGGGCAATTGGTTCGAGGATCCCTCGAACGCCTCCATTGCCTGCCGCCAGACCGGCCCGATTGAAATCGGCGAGATCGACCGCAGCGAAGCCGGCGAAGACGTCTTTCGCACGTCGCGCTCCATCATCCTGAAATCCCTGCGCGTGAAACGCATCTTCGACGAAGCCAACCAGACGCTCATCTACGTGGCGCACGCAGCCGAACTCACGGACGGGTCGGCCAAGGTCGCGATCTCGACGGTGCCACTCTACACACCCTGA
- a CDS encoding HAD-IA family hydrolase has product MRTVIFDLDGTLADTSGDLIGAANVCFVEMGYGPLLERGADDAVAFRGARAMLRRGLERQGGVDEAVIEAWYPRLLEAYGAAISEHSTLYPGAMVAVEALKSEGIKVGICTNKPSGLAETLLRDLGIRDAFGSMIGADTLPVRKPDPAPFFAAVEGAGGAADRACLVGDTETDRETARAAGVPSILVGFGPEGPGIARLAPEAMIAHYDELPGVVADLLGH; this is encoded by the coding sequence ATGCGCACGGTAATCTTCGATCTTGATGGTACGCTTGCCGATACCAGCGGCGACCTGATCGGCGCGGCAAATGTGTGTTTCGTCGAGATGGGATACGGGCCCTTGCTGGAACGCGGCGCCGATGACGCGGTGGCCTTTCGCGGCGCGCGCGCCATGCTGCGCCGGGGGCTGGAGCGTCAGGGCGGCGTCGATGAAGCGGTGATCGAGGCCTGGTATCCGCGCCTTCTGGAGGCCTATGGCGCGGCAATATCGGAGCATTCCACCCTCTATCCCGGCGCCATGGTGGCGGTCGAGGCGCTCAAATCGGAAGGGATCAAGGTCGGGATCTGTACCAACAAGCCCAGCGGCCTTGCTGAGACGCTTTTGCGCGATCTCGGGATTCGCGACGCCTTCGGCTCCATGATCGGGGCGGACACCTTGCCCGTGCGCAAACCCGATCCGGCGCCTTTCTTTGCAGCGGTCGAAGGGGCGGGTGGCGCTGCGGACCGCGCCTGCCTCGTGGGAGATACGGAAACGGATCGCGAAACAGCGCGGGCGGCGGGCGTGCCGTCGATCCTTGTTGGCTTCGGCCCCGAAGGCCCCGGCATTGCAAGGCTCGCGCCCGAGGCGATGATTGCCCATTACGACGAATTGCCGGGCGTGGTGGCAGATCTTCTGGGCCATTGA
- a CDS encoding isovaleryl-CoA dehydrogenase, with product MFNAVMNFDLGEDVGALRETVHAWAQDRVRPMAAEIDKKNDFPSELWREMGDLGLLGVTVEEEYGGAGMGYLAHTVAIEEVARASASVSLSYGAHSNLCVNQIRLNGTPEQRAQYLPKLVSGEHVGALAMSEAGAGSDVVSMSLRAEKRNDHYRLNGNKYWITNGPDAQTLVVYAKSDPEAGSKGITAYLIEKDMKGFSTSAHFDKLGMRGSNTAELVFEDVEVPFENVLGEEGGGVKVLMSGLDYERVVLAGIGLGIMAACLDEIMPYLAERKQFGKPIGSFQLMQGKIADMYTAMNSARAYVYEVAKACDRGEVTRQDAAACCLYASEQAMVQAHQAVQAMGGAGFMNETPVSRIFRDAKLMEIGAGTSEIRRMLVGRELMAAMG from the coding sequence ATGTTCAACGCCGTGATGAATTTCGACCTGGGTGAGGATGTCGGCGCCCTGCGCGAGACCGTGCATGCCTGGGCGCAGGACCGGGTCCGCCCCATGGCGGCCGAAATCGACAAGAAGAACGATTTCCCATCAGAGCTTTGGCGCGAAATGGGCGATCTGGGGCTTCTGGGCGTCACCGTCGAGGAGGAATATGGCGGCGCGGGGATGGGATACCTCGCCCATACCGTCGCGATCGAGGAGGTGGCCCGCGCGTCGGCGTCGGTGTCGCTGTCTTATGGCGCGCATTCGAATCTCTGCGTGAACCAGATCCGGCTGAACGGTACGCCCGAACAGCGCGCGCAATATCTGCCGAAGCTCGTCTCGGGTGAACATGTGGGTGCGCTGGCGATGTCGGAGGCGGGCGCAGGATCGGACGTGGTGTCGATGAGCCTGCGCGCCGAGAAGCGCAACGACCATTACCGTCTGAACGGCAACAAGTACTGGATCACCAACGGTCCGGACGCGCAGACCCTCGTCGTCTATGCCAAGTCGGACCCGGAGGCGGGATCGAAGGGCATCACCGCCTACCTGATCGAGAAGGACATGAAGGGGTTCTCCACCTCGGCGCATTTCGACAAGCTGGGCATGCGGGGCTCGAACACGGCGGAGCTGGTCTTCGAGGATGTGGAAGTGCCCTTCGAGAACGTGCTGGGCGAAGAGGGCGGCGGCGTTAAGGTGCTGATGTCTGGGCTTGATTACGAACGCGTCGTGCTGGCGGGGATCGGGCTGGGCATCATGGCCGCCTGCCTTGATGAGATCATGCCCTATCTCGCCGAGCGCAAGCAGTTCGGCAAGCCGATCGGCTCCTTCCAGCTGATGCAGGGCAAGATCGCCGACATGTACACCGCGATGAACTCGGCGCGCGCCTATGTCTACGAGGTCGCCAAGGCCTGCGACCGGGGCGAGGTCACGCGTCAGGATGCGGCAGCCTGCTGTCTCTATGCCTCCGAGCAGGCGATGGTGCAGGCGCATCAAGCGGTGCAGGCCATGGGGGGCGCGGGCTTCATGAACGAAACGCCCGTGAGCCGGATCTTCCGTGACGCGAAACTGATGGAGATCGGGGCGGGCACGTCCGAGATCCGGCGCATGTTGGTGGGTCGCGAGCTCATGGCAGCGATGGGCTGA
- a CDS encoding saccharopine dehydrogenase family protein, with product MTQSTLIIGAGGVAQVVAHKCAQNNDVLGDLHIASRTRSKCDAIIASVHEKGAMKEDGVFEAHQVDAKDTAAVADLIRKTKAEIVINVGSAFVNMYVLDACIETGAAYIDTAIHEEPDKICETPPWYANYEWKKRDLCAEKGVTAILGAGFDPGVVNAFARYAIDEYMDEVKSIDIVDINAGSHGKYFATNFDPEINFREFTGVVYYWEDGQWKETTMFASGHDWDLPVVGTQRAYQSGHDEVHSLATNYPQADVRFWMGFGDHYINVFTVLKNLGLLSEQPVTLAEGTEVVPLKVVKACLPDPSSLAPNYTGKTCIGDLVKGTKDGQPSEVFVYNVADHKEAYEEVGSQGISYTAGVPPVAAAILIAKGDWDAKAMKNVEEMDPKPFFTELDRMGLPTRVLEGGLGGTDKAWNA from the coding sequence GTGACCCAATCGACACTCATCATCGGCGCGGGCGGTGTAGCCCAGGTCGTGGCCCATAAATGCGCGCAGAACAATGACGTGCTGGGCGATCTTCACATCGCCTCGCGCACCAGGTCGAAATGCGACGCGATCATTGCCTCGGTGCATGAAAAGGGCGCCATGAAAGAGGATGGCGTCTTCGAGGCGCACCAGGTCGATGCGAAGGACACCGCCGCCGTGGCCGACCTGATCCGCAAGACCAAGGCGGAGATCGTGATCAATGTGGGCTCGGCCTTCGTGAACATGTACGTGCTCGATGCCTGCATCGAGACGGGGGCGGCCTATATCGACACGGCGATCCACGAAGAGCCCGACAAGATCTGCGAGACCCCGCCCTGGTACGCCAATTACGAGTGGAAGAAGCGCGATCTCTGCGCCGAGAAGGGCGTGACCGCGATCCTTGGTGCGGGTTTCGATCCGGGCGTGGTGAACGCCTTCGCGCGCTATGCCATCGACGAATACATGGATGAGGTGAAGTCCATCGATATTGTCGACATCAATGCAGGCTCGCACGGCAAGTATTTTGCGACGAATTTTGATCCCGAGATCAATTTCCGCGAATTCACCGGCGTCGTCTATTACTGGGAAGACGGCCAGTGGAAAGAGACCACGATGTTCGCCTCGGGTCACGATTGGGACCTGCCTGTCGTGGGCACCCAGCGGGCCTACCAGTCGGGCCATGACGAGGTGCATTCGCTGGCCACCAACTACCCGCAGGCGGATGTGCGTTTCTGGATGGGCTTCGGCGATCACTACATCAACGTGTTTACCGTGCTGAAAAACCTCGGACTTCTGTCCGAGCAGCCGGTCACGCTGGCCGAAGGGACGGAGGTTGTGCCGCTGAAGGTCGTGAAGGCCTGTCTGCCCGACCCGTCGAGCCTTGCGCCCAACTATACCGGCAAGACCTGCATCGGCGATCTGGTGAAGGGCACCAAGGACGGTCAGCCCTCCGAGGTGTTCGTCTACAACGTGGCAGATCACAAGGAAGCCTATGAGGAGGTTGGATCGCAGGGCATCTCCTACACGGCCGGGGTGCCGCCGGTGGCAGCTGCGATCCTGATCGCCAAGGGGGATTGGGACGCCAAGGCGATGAAAAACGTCGAGGAAATGGACCCCAAGCCGTTCTTCACGGAGCTTGACCGCATGGGCCTGCCGACCCGCGTTCTGGAAGGTGGCCTTGGCGGCACCGACAAGGCCTGGAACGCCTGA
- the glmU gene encoding bifunctional UDP-N-acetylglucosamine diphosphorylase/glucosamine-1-phosphate N-acetyltransferase GlmU, translating to MSVALVILAAGKGTRMQSDLPKVLHKIGGAPMLHHAMQAGAGLEPERIVVVAGHGADKVSTAAHQFDAECEIVLQTEQNGTAHAVAQAADALADFEGDVLVLYGDTPFISRETLEAMAVARSHHDIVVLGFEAADPGRYGRLVMAGDTLDRIVEFKDATDEERAITLCNSGVLIADRKALFDLIARVGNDNASGEYYLPDIVALGREDGLSATAVACDEAETLGVNSRAELAAAEAAFQARARAALIEDGVTMQAPETVFLSLDTAIGRDTEIEPNVVFGPGVTVESGARIRAFSHLEGAHVSRGAIVGPYARLRPGAELAEDVHVGNFVEIKNSYLAEGAKANHLTYLGDADIGEATNIGAGTITCNYDGVFKHRTTIGARAFIGSNTMLVAPVTLGDETLTGSGSVITKDVPDGALALGRARQETKAGHARKLFEMLKSKKKNLTKGG from the coding sequence ATGAGTGTTGCCCTCGTCATCCTGGCCGCCGGGAAAGGCACCCGGATGCAATCCGATCTGCCGAAGGTCCTTCACAAGATCGGCGGTGCGCCGATGCTGCACCATGCCATGCAGGCAGGCGCGGGGCTCGAGCCCGAGCGTATCGTGGTGGTTGCGGGGCACGGCGCTGACAAGGTGAGCACCGCGGCGCATCAATTTGACGCAGAGTGCGAGATCGTCCTGCAGACCGAGCAGAACGGCACTGCGCACGCCGTCGCACAGGCCGCCGATGCGCTGGCGGATTTCGAAGGCGACGTGCTGGTGCTCTATGGCGACACGCCCTTCATCTCGCGCGAAACGCTCGAGGCGATGGCCGTCGCGCGCAGCCATCACGACATTGTCGTGCTGGGCTTCGAGGCGGCAGATCCCGGGCGCTACGGGCGGCTCGTGATGGCGGGTGACACGCTGGACCGGATCGTCGAGTTCAAGGATGCGACGGATGAGGAACGCGCCATAACGCTTTGCAATTCCGGCGTTTTGATCGCCGATCGCAAGGCGCTGTTCGACCTCATTGCCCGCGTCGGCAACGACAATGCCTCGGGCGAATATTACCTGCCGGATATCGTGGCCCTGGGTCGCGAGGACGGGCTCAGCGCCACGGCCGTGGCCTGCGACGAGGCCGAAACGCTGGGTGTGAACTCCCGCGCCGAACTTGCCGCCGCAGAAGCCGCTTTCCAGGCGCGCGCACGGGCCGCGCTCATTGAAGACGGCGTGACGATGCAAGCGCCCGAAACGGTCTTTCTCAGCCTCGACACCGCGATCGGGCGGGACACGGAGATTGAACCGAACGTGGTCTTCGGACCCGGCGTGACCGTGGAATCAGGCGCGCGCATCCGGGCGTTTTCGCATCTTGAGGGCGCGCACGTGTCACGCGGTGCCATCGTCGGCCCCTATGCGCGGCTGCGCCCGGGTGCTGAGCTTGCCGAGGATGTCCATGTGGGCAACTTCGTCGAGATCAAGAACAGCTATCTCGCCGAAGGCGCCAAGGCCAATCACCTGACCTATCTCGGCGATGCCGATATCGGTGAGGCCACGAATATCGGGGCGGGCACGATCACCTGCAATTACGACGGTGTCTTCAAGCATCGCACGACCATTGGCGCGCGCGCGTTCATCGGCTCGAACACGATGCTGGTGGCCCCCGTCACGCTGGGCGACGAGACGCTGACAGGCTCCGGATCGGTGATTACGAAGGACGTGCCCGACGGGGCGCTGGCGCTTGGACGGGCCCGGCAGGAGACGAAAGCCGGTCATGCGCGCAAATTGTTTGAAATGTTAAAATCCAAAAAGAAGAATTTGACCAAAGGCGGCTAA
- a CDS encoding pyridoxamine 5'-phosphate oxidase family protein: MSTALKDTFWNRMDDVQAGLLSAAGERPIPMAPHADADEGAIWFIAAAGSAAERAAKGGDTASFLVADSKANLYATLDGTLTEVNDSAKLDEIWSAVTAAWFEDGRDDDAVRLVKFTPKEGEVWATAKTAGFLYEIVKANLGEDTPDAGEHGRLVF; this comes from the coding sequence ATGAGCACCGCATTGAAAGACACCTTCTGGAACCGCATGGACGATGTGCAGGCAGGCCTCTTGTCGGCGGCGGGCGAACGCCCGATCCCGATGGCACCCCATGCCGACGCCGATGAAGGCGCGATCTGGTTCATCGCCGCGGCAGGCTCCGCGGCAGAGCGTGCGGCCAAGGGGGGCGACACGGCCTCCTTCCTCGTGGCGGATTCCAAGGCCAATCTTTACGCCACGCTCGACGGCACACTCACTGAGGTGAACGACAGCGCCAAACTCGACGAGATCTGGAGCGCGGTCACCGCCGCCTGGTTCGAGGACGGGCGCGACGACGACGCCGTGCGCCTCGTGAAATTCACCCCGAAAGAGGGCGAGGTCTGGGCAACCGCGAAAACCGCGGGCTTTCTTTATGAAATCGTAAAGGCCAATCTCGGCGAAGACACACCGGATGCGGGCGAGCACGGCCGCCTCGTCTTCTGA